The Prosthecobacter algae genome includes a region encoding these proteins:
- a CDS encoding SLATT domain-containing protein — MKIALQREAERELRLRLRKKRSKKNDLPPYLTDNNWEHELNYKLWITKGARFAAARRCEELDSCGLWATTILSSYLIIVGLIPYIPHPVFKEISPELLGFGTTALSIILMAVTLLISSRQYPLQAKAFHECSLKIAILYDRLRQAKEIENKEQKRARIAEVTHDYEELLPNYSNHEAIDQDMFKIQKSAYFKLKWWWIAWCRISYYGRTRAMLDLIIAAGVIVTGFLLTSRD, encoded by the coding sequence TTGAAAATTGCTTTACAACGAGAAGCAGAACGTGAACTCCGCTTGCGGCTTCGGAAGAAACGTTCGAAAAAGAATGACCTTCCGCCATACCTCACGGATAATAACTGGGAACATGAATTGAACTACAAACTTTGGATCACCAAAGGAGCTCGTTTTGCGGCAGCGCGCCGGTGTGAAGAACTTGACTCCTGTGGCCTTTGGGCGACGACAATCCTTTCTTCATACCTTATAATCGTTGGGTTAATTCCCTACATTCCGCATCCGGTATTCAAGGAGATCTCACCGGAACTGCTTGGCTTTGGGACGACCGCGCTTTCCATCATTCTGATGGCAGTGACGCTCTTGATCTCGAGCCGCCAATACCCGCTGCAAGCCAAGGCATTCCACGAATGCTCTCTAAAGATAGCAATTCTTTACGACCGGCTGCGACAGGCCAAGGAGATTGAAAATAAGGAGCAAAAGCGGGCACGAATCGCCGAAGTGACACATGATTATGAGGAACTTCTGCCAAACTACTCAAATCACGAAGCGATAGATCAGGATATGTTTAAGATCCAAAAATCTGCCTACTTCAAACTCAAATGGTGGTGGATTGCATGGTGCCGAATCAGCTACTACGGTCGGACTAGGGCTATGTTAGATCTCATTATCGCAGCGGGTGTTATTGTTACAGGTTTTTTGCTTACAAGTAGAGACTGA
- a CDS encoding TM0106 family RecB-like putative nuclease, translating into MKKIGANIIYSPADLIRYLESPFSSWMDRCYLEDRASFIPDKETEDQKLIFETGYKHENRVLSRFKDSTPGLIEIPTDEFEKAKAQTSLALIAKPPIIFQAALDLDQFAGYADFLILDSTGKFQVWDTKLAHSPKPYYIVQLCCYSEMLAAATGDDVPNSFGVILGNDNRVEFRVKDFIDYYRRIKSSFLKMQENFVANISQRPEPLPRADHGRWTSHAESFFTERDHLVRVAGISVGQIKKLSMEGIRTLTDLAGAGGRTVRKLADESLKKLVAQARLQKQTLDDRKINPAAKPRFEILASRGKNGEPVGLAKLPPPHFADVYFDMEGFPLVAGGLEYLFGASTKVSQGTDLEFHDWWAHDRAEEKQAFEQFVDWVHARWLQNPEMHIYHYAAYEVSAIRRLSTRHDSRQDEVDNLLRNNVFVDLYQTVSQGIRIGEDSYSIKKVESLYREKRSTGVTTAVDSIVQYARWIESGEGCKWEQSAILAGIRDYNEDDCRSTAELAQWLHQAIIDYGISNTMPFPTVEAIAPLPLTPEILAKLETIRRLRSLGGLVALTLADLVDFHRREQKPIWWRMFDRAEAAPEELRDDPGCIQGVSAFGDAVPDKKSLIQEYRFDASQECKLSAGDNSTVMFSHNLDAKPNLLELNLATGVLRLKLGTGSINSKFDGAFPNSGSILQNEFVSQEAIANAIEEVASNHLTGTLHPSAASLLQGRPAGPPLKRVDEDLLAAAIRITASMQGECLVIQGPPGTGKTYTASRVIAALVTAGKKVGITSNSHKAVINLLKACGEALTATGLELRGIKVGDNNEDPVFKANPRLVHVKISKDARASYSSGIVAGTAWLFTLPEWEEALDVLFIDEAGQVSLANAVAMSRCAKNLVLLGDQMQLEQPIQGSHPGDAGLSSLQYALKDTSLTLPDAPIFHAVVPDNFGLFLGESRRMHPDVCTFISETIYEGRLQSHADCATQNISVSGNEGALVSKGVGIVFSGVEHDGNIQQSDEEVHRAKAIFEELLGRPHTTKNGETRPLVLSDFLFIAPYNAQVRSLQAALPTGARVGSVDKFQGQEAPVCILSLCSSFGEYGARGLGFILDRNRINVAISRAQCLAVVVADPRIAMTSAGSIEEMRLLNLFCKVTS; encoded by the coding sequence ATGAAAAAAATCGGAGCCAATATCATTTATTCACCGGCTGACTTGATCCGTTATCTAGAGTCGCCATTCTCTTCATGGATGGATCGGTGTTATCTGGAGGATCGAGCATCTTTCATTCCGGACAAGGAAACCGAGGATCAGAAACTGATCTTTGAAACCGGATATAAGCATGAAAATAGGGTCCTCAGTAGGTTTAAGGATTCCACGCCAGGTCTTATCGAGATCCCAACGGACGAGTTTGAAAAAGCAAAAGCTCAAACTTCCTTGGCCCTAATTGCTAAACCTCCGATTATCTTTCAGGCTGCACTCGATTTAGATCAGTTTGCTGGCTACGCAGACTTTCTCATTCTCGATTCGACGGGGAAGTTCCAGGTCTGGGATACTAAGCTGGCGCACTCTCCCAAACCCTACTATATAGTTCAGCTTTGTTGCTATTCCGAGATGCTTGCCGCTGCGACGGGAGATGATGTTCCAAACAGCTTCGGCGTGATTTTGGGAAACGACAACCGCGTTGAGTTTCGCGTTAAAGATTTCATCGATTACTACCGCCGGATCAAAAGCAGCTTCCTGAAAATGCAGGAAAACTTTGTGGCCAATATATCCCAACGACCTGAACCGCTTCCTCGCGCAGATCATGGACGATGGACCTCTCACGCGGAAAGCTTCTTCACGGAGCGAGATCATCTCGTGAGAGTGGCTGGCATCAGTGTAGGCCAGATCAAAAAGTTGAGCATGGAGGGAATACGGACACTCACTGATCTAGCAGGGGCCGGTGGGCGAACGGTACGGAAACTCGCGGACGAATCGCTGAAAAAGTTAGTAGCGCAGGCTCGTCTCCAGAAGCAGACACTCGACGACAGAAAAATAAATCCGGCAGCGAAACCAAGGTTTGAGATTCTAGCTAGCAGGGGTAAAAATGGTGAACCTGTAGGCCTGGCAAAATTGCCTCCCCCCCATTTCGCAGATGTATACTTCGACATGGAGGGTTTCCCCTTGGTGGCAGGTGGACTGGAATATCTCTTCGGAGCATCCACCAAGGTTTCGCAGGGAACCGATTTGGAGTTTCATGATTGGTGGGCTCATGATCGCGCCGAAGAAAAGCAGGCGTTCGAGCAGTTCGTAGACTGGGTTCATGCCAGGTGGCTTCAAAACCCAGAGATGCACATTTATCACTATGCAGCATATGAAGTCAGCGCGATTCGCCGCCTCAGCACCAGGCACGATTCTCGCCAGGATGAAGTGGACAATTTGCTCCGCAATAATGTCTTCGTTGATCTGTACCAGACCGTAAGCCAAGGCATCCGTATCGGAGAAGACAGCTATTCCATCAAAAAGGTGGAAAGCCTCTATCGAGAAAAACGATCAACGGGAGTTACGACCGCTGTGGATTCAATCGTCCAATATGCTCGTTGGATTGAGAGCGGCGAGGGGTGCAAGTGGGAGCAAAGCGCCATTCTAGCTGGAATTCGGGATTACAACGAGGACGACTGCCGGTCCACAGCTGAACTGGCCCAGTGGCTACATCAGGCGATCATCGATTACGGCATCTCAAACACAATGCCTTTCCCAACCGTTGAGGCCATCGCTCCTCTGCCGCTCACACCTGAAATCTTGGCGAAACTCGAAACGATACGACGATTGAGATCGCTTGGAGGCTTGGTTGCCCTAACACTCGCCGATCTTGTTGACTTTCACAGACGCGAGCAAAAGCCAATCTGGTGGCGAATGTTTGATCGTGCCGAAGCCGCACCGGAAGAATTGCGTGACGACCCAGGTTGTATTCAAGGAGTCAGCGCTTTCGGAGATGCAGTGCCTGACAAAAAGTCCCTCATACAGGAATATCGTTTTGATGCGTCTCAAGAATGCAAGCTCTCCGCAGGTGATAATTCCACAGTGATGTTTTCGCACAACCTTGATGCGAAGCCCAACTTGTTGGAATTGAACTTGGCTACTGGAGTGCTTCGCCTCAAACTTGGAACCGGTAGCATAAACTCGAAATTCGATGGGGCTTTTCCAAATTCAGGGTCGATCCTTCAAAATGAGTTTGTGTCTCAGGAAGCCATAGCCAATGCGATTGAAGAGGTTGCCAGTAATCATCTTACTGGTACGCTCCACCCTTCCGCCGCATCTTTATTACAGGGAAGACCTGCGGGCCCCCCCCTCAAGCGGGTTGACGAAGACCTCTTGGCAGCTGCGATTAGAATCACGGCGTCGATGCAAGGTGAGTGCCTCGTAATCCAAGGACCTCCAGGGACTGGAAAGACTTATACGGCATCTCGGGTCATAGCCGCTCTCGTAACAGCGGGGAAGAAGGTGGGCATCACCTCAAATAGCCATAAGGCAGTGATCAACTTGCTAAAGGCATGCGGGGAAGCACTGACAGCAACCGGTCTGGAATTAAGAGGCATTAAGGTTGGGGATAATAACGAAGATCCCGTGTTCAAAGCCAACCCTCGTCTGGTTCATGTTAAGATCTCAAAAGACGCGCGAGCATCGTATTCGAGTGGCATTGTCGCGGGAACCGCCTGGCTCTTCACGCTTCCAGAATGGGAAGAAGCTCTTGATGTGCTTTTCATTGATGAGGCTGGGCAGGTATCCCTAGCAAACGCAGTCGCGATGTCACGATGCGCGAAAAACTTGGTTCTTCTGGGTGATCAGATGCAACTTGAGCAACCGATTCAAGGCAGTCATCCCGGAGACGCTGGTCTGTCATCGCTTCAATATGCTTTAAAGGACACGTCATTGACCCTGCCGGATGCACCAATTTTTCACGCAGTAGTGCCTGACAACTTTGGTTTGTTCCTGGGAGAATCGCGTCGCATGCATCCAGATGTTTGCACTTTCATTTCAGAGACCATTTACGAGGGCAGGCTTCAATCCCATGCCGATTGCGCCACACAAAATATCTCCGTTTCTGGCAACGAGGGAGCCTTGGTCAGTAAGGGGGTTGGAATCGTCTTCAGCGGGGTGGAACACGACGGTAATATCCAGCAGAGCGACGAGGAGGTTCATCGAGCCAAGGCGATCTTTGAAGAGTTACTCGGACGCCCACACACAACGAAAAACGGAGAAACAAGGCCCCTAGTTCTTTCGGATTTCCTCTTTATTGCGCCGTACAATGCGCAGGTTAGATCTCTCCAAGCTGCTTTGCCAACGGGGGCACGGGTCGGTAGCGTGGACAAGTTTCAGGGCCAGGAGGCTCCAGTTTGCATTTTGTCTCTCTGCTCTAGTTTTGGTGAATATGGGGCTCGTGGGCTGGGCTTTATTCTGGACCGGAATCGTATCAACGTGGCGATTTCACGTGCGCAATGCCTCGCAGTTGTGGTCGCTGATCCTCGGATCGCAATGACATCTGCTGGTTCAATCGAGGAAATGCGATTACTTAACCTATTTTGCAAAGTGACATCTTAA
- a CDS encoding McrC family protein — MVYTFQDCSTTRYGGKPLPLLLAAVDELNTALMKGEVPLVSLRGDPRPYAADLSDILTYTVQKAEAAGRAGYIITEACFSVSHFIGTYSTKIGGEVITLRLQPRWGSGMLSYLLQYTSGIYQPPNAAAPMQTERDGATWLLVMLWKSLFNQALRRCHIPKEYRVRKTNDRFFRSRLDVPRQIRDNAVDQSRFACLDAPLTMDTSISRTILQVIRLLSKAGAYPALMRDLAGYEERLAAFGVSAQVVRAEEIAKIRYTRFSIGYRPLMQASVALLRRFGGGHDRAESLLQDTPSYLIDLAELWENYLLAVLGRYLPARYRIFSPNHKGGEWLLEGERRQIRPDLLIEREGHVVAVLDAKFKNDTQVGRYEKDGVSREDLYQMSTYLYHYGRTDRSLLGLFITPVRGAPQGDVAALSRHPQHRLGVLTFDITGWDAAGLASASPALEQLRRAEATFAQKVLHALEG; from the coding sequence ATGGTTTACACGTTTCAAGACTGCTCCACCACGCGGTACGGCGGCAAGCCCTTGCCCCTGCTACTGGCGGCAGTGGATGAGCTGAATACGGCCCTTATGAAGGGGGAGGTGCCTCTGGTGTCCCTGCGCGGTGATCCCCGCCCGTATGCGGCGGACTTGAGCGACATCCTCACCTACACGGTGCAGAAGGCAGAGGCTGCTGGGCGCGCGGGCTACATCATTACGGAGGCATGCTTCAGCGTCTCCCACTTCATCGGCACTTACAGCACCAAGATCGGCGGGGAGGTCATCACGCTGCGCCTCCAGCCGCGCTGGGGCAGCGGCATGCTCAGCTACCTGCTTCAGTATACCTCCGGCATCTATCAGCCCCCGAATGCGGCGGCCCCCATGCAGACGGAGAGGGATGGCGCTACCTGGCTGCTTGTGATGCTGTGGAAGAGCCTGTTTAACCAGGCCCTGCGCCGCTGCCACATCCCCAAGGAGTATCGGGTACGGAAAACCAATGATCGGTTCTTTCGCAGTCGGCTGGATGTGCCCAGGCAGATCCGGGACAATGCGGTGGATCAGAGCCGCTTTGCCTGCCTGGATGCGCCGCTGACGATGGATACCTCCATTAGCCGAACCATCCTCCAGGTGATCCGCCTGCTCTCCAAGGCGGGGGCCTACCCCGCGCTGATGCGTGACCTAGCGGGCTATGAGGAGAGGCTGGCTGCTTTTGGCGTCTCCGCACAAGTTGTTAGGGCCGAGGAGATTGCCAAGATCCGCTACACGCGCTTTTCTATCGGCTACCGCCCGCTCATGCAGGCCAGTGTGGCCCTCCTGCGGCGTTTTGGCGGGGGCCATGACCGGGCGGAGAGTTTGCTACAGGACACGCCGTCGTACTTGATTGACCTTGCGGAGCTGTGGGAGAACTACCTGCTGGCCGTGCTGGGGCGGTATTTACCGGCGCGGTATCGCATCTTCAGCCCTAACCACAAAGGTGGGGAGTGGCTGCTGGAGGGGGAGCGGCGGCAGATCCGGCCGGATCTCTTGATCGAGCGAGAGGGTCACGTTGTGGCCGTGCTGGATGCCAAGTTTAAAAACGACACGCAGGTGGGGCGCTATGAAAAAGACGGCGTTTCTCGCGAGGATCTCTACCAGATGAGTACGTATCTGTATCATTATGGGCGTACGGATCGCTCCCTGCTGGGCCTGTTTATCACGCCGGTGCGCGGGGCTCCGCAGGGGGATGTGGCAGCGCTGAGTCGTCATCCGCAGCATCGCCTTGGGGTGCTGACTTTTGACATCACTGGATGGGATGCCGCTGGGCTCGCCTCCGCGAGCCCAGCGCTGGAGCAACTCCGCCGGGCTGAAGCGACCTTTGCCCAAAAGGTGCTGCACGCGCTGGAAGGGTGA
- a CDS encoding McrB family protein, which translates to MSLSLPKLQYLWKHAPAASPKVSERLRQIKEIVDRWDQLKTAQPDFTASQTAEDEGIPQSSWATVKANLQQYYQLHEALKQHALQIEDVAQLIHVQWRDPHFRVSSNAAGESEYESETTSVLPSNPESFFVSYNFPFEIVRFYHTCKDQPSMEALAFYKPQRFLVKYLWMLANRDKHVPLFSLHSFWQVAPLLDPLLGDLEGLSLPQFIQVWPQASDTLCQQITGKTYSQLSTTEKVTLRNLLFTASLQVTTTRNALDLLQKGNQALILYGPPGTGKTFSAKKIAQEMLLGAGGTKEEFQDLQFGKLDQSSRGAAAFEKGCWELIQFHPNYSYQDFMGGILPCLDETTGGLSYQLNEGVFLRFCKAAAESNKPFVLIVDEINRADLSSVFGELMYALEYRGEVVQVTHFGRFSIPKNVYLIGAMNTTDKSLVSFDLALRRRFIFDKLDPNLECLLDWGMQPEVKFPAVEMQFLLDRAKALNAYLMTDADGPKLPGDFAIGQAYFMKVHDFCPLEEVEDGGRSLSTFALEQLWDYHLKPLIEEYLGADTANYEQALVQQRERFTYSFSSAA; encoded by the coding sequence ATGAGCCTGAGCCTGCCTAAACTCCAATACCTGTGGAAACACGCGCCTGCTGCCTCCCCAAAAGTCTCTGAACGCCTCCGACAGATCAAGGAGATTGTGGATCGCTGGGATCAGCTAAAGACTGCGCAGCCAGACTTCACCGCCTCTCAAACAGCGGAGGATGAGGGTATTCCGCAGAGCAGTTGGGCCACGGTGAAGGCCAATCTGCAGCAATACTATCAGCTGCACGAGGCGCTGAAGCAGCATGCCTTGCAGATCGAGGACGTAGCCCAGCTCATCCATGTGCAATGGAGAGATCCGCACTTCCGCGTGTCTTCCAATGCGGCCGGGGAATCCGAATATGAATCGGAGACCACCTCGGTGCTGCCGAGTAACCCTGAGTCCTTCTTTGTCTCCTACAACTTCCCGTTTGAGATCGTCCGCTTTTATCACACCTGCAAAGATCAGCCGAGCATGGAGGCGCTCGCCTTTTACAAACCGCAGCGCTTTCTGGTGAAGTACCTATGGATGCTGGCGAATCGGGACAAGCATGTGCCGCTCTTCAGCCTGCACTCCTTCTGGCAAGTGGCTCCTTTGCTCGATCCTTTGTTAGGCGATTTGGAGGGGCTCAGTCTGCCTCAATTTATCCAAGTGTGGCCGCAGGCTTCGGACACGCTGTGCCAGCAGATCACGGGCAAGACGTACAGCCAGCTTTCCACGACGGAAAAGGTCACCCTGCGGAATCTTCTCTTCACGGCCAGTCTGCAAGTCACCACCACGAGAAATGCGCTGGACCTGCTGCAAAAGGGCAATCAGGCGCTAATTCTCTACGGGCCGCCCGGCACGGGGAAGACGTTTTCGGCCAAGAAGATCGCCCAGGAAATGCTGCTGGGTGCGGGAGGCACGAAGGAGGAGTTTCAGGACCTTCAGTTTGGCAAACTGGACCAGAGTAGCAGGGGCGCGGCTGCGTTTGAGAAGGGCTGCTGGGAGTTGATCCAGTTTCATCCCAACTACAGCTATCAAGACTTTATGGGGGGTATCCTGCCCTGCCTGGATGAGACTACGGGCGGCCTGAGCTACCAGCTGAATGAGGGGGTGTTTCTACGCTTCTGTAAAGCGGCGGCTGAGTCTAACAAACCGTTTGTTCTCATCGTGGATGAGATCAATCGTGCGGATCTGTCCTCTGTTTTTGGGGAGCTGATGTATGCGCTGGAATATCGAGGTGAGGTGGTGCAGGTGACACATTTTGGCAGGTTCAGCATCCCCAAGAATGTTTATCTCATCGGAGCGATGAATACCACGGATAAGAGCTTGGTTTCCTTTGACCTAGCCCTGCGCCGCCGCTTCATCTTTGATAAGCTGGACCCAAATCTGGAGTGCCTGCTGGACTGGGGCATGCAGCCCGAGGTTAAGTTTCCCGCTGTAGAGATGCAGTTCCTGCTGGACCGCGCAAAGGCGCTGAACGCCTACCTCATGACGGATGCCGACGGCCCGAAGCTGCCGGGCGACTTTGCGATTGGCCAGGCCTATTTCATGAAGGTACACGACTTTTGCCCTCTTGAGGAGGTTGAAGATGGAGGGCGTAGCCTCAGCACCTTTGCCCTGGAGCAGCTCTGGGATTACCACTTGAAGCCCTTGATTGAGGAATACCTGGGGGCTGATACGGCTAACTATGAACAGGCTCTGGTGCAGCAGCGCGAGCGCTTTACGTATAGTTTCTCCAGTGCGGCCTAA
- a CDS encoding type II toxin-antitoxin system RelE/ParE family toxin yields the protein MLVHFRNTKIEKEFSSEKELARAYGAEQGRRLMRRVTELRAARCLAHLRLLPQLRAHELTGDRQGQISITVRHPHRLILLVAHEPEPRKADGGLDWEAVTEITIFEVVDYH from the coding sequence ATGCTGGTTCATTTCCGAAATACCAAGATTGAAAAAGAATTCTCCTCGGAAAAGGAGCTGGCCCGGGCCTACGGGGCGGAGCAAGGGCGGAGACTCATGCGTCGCGTAACCGAGCTACGGGCGGCACGATGTCTGGCGCATCTGCGCCTGCTGCCGCAACTACGCGCCCATGAGCTGACGGGCGACCGACAAGGGCAGATTTCCATCACCGTGCGGCACCCCCACCGCCTGATTCTCCTAGTGGCCCACGAGCCGGAGCCGCGCAAGGCGGACGGCGGACTGGACTGGGAGGCCGTGACGGAAATAACGATTTTTGAAGTGGTGGACTACCACTGA